In a genomic window of Pelotomaculum thermopropionicum SI:
- the GlpG gene encoding Uncharacterized membrane protein (homolog of Drosophila rhomboid), whose product MGRYVDYFIYSHGVIPAQLVDAGLTADQMARLTTAMFLHGGWFHVLSNMLYLWIFGDNVEDRMGHFKYLVFYLLTGYIATIAHVLYTPMSKSPLIGASGAIAGVLGAYLILFPGARVLTLIFVFIFIQVVPIPAVIFLGIWFILQVLNGTAGLSGQVAQGVAFWAHIGGFVAGMLLVKLFARRRRYANY is encoded by the coding sequence TTGGGAAGATATGTGGACTATTTTATATACTCGCACGGGGTGATCCCGGCCCAGCTTGTAGACGCAGGCCTGACGGCGGACCAGATGGCCAGGCTTACCACCGCCATGTTCCTGCACGGCGGATGGTTTCACGTTTTGAGCAACATGCTTTACTTGTGGATTTTCGGCGACAACGTAGAAGACCGCATGGGCCATTTCAAGTACCTCGTCTTTTACCTCCTGACCGGCTATATTGCCACAATTGCCCACGTCCTGTACACTCCAATGTCAAAGTCGCCTCTTATCGGGGCCAGCGGAGCCATAGCAGGAGTTTTGGGGGCGTACCTGATCCTGTTTCCGGGGGCCAGGGTGCTTACCCTCATATTTGTTTTTATATTCATTCAGGTAGTTCCCATTCCCGCCGTGATTTTCCTGGGCATCTGGTTTATCCTCCAGGTTTTGAACGGCACTGCCGGCCTGTCCGGCCAGGTCGCCCAGGGCGTGGCCTTTTGGGCCCATATCGGAGGGTTTGTGGCCGGGATGCTGCTGGTTAAATTGTTTGCCCGGCGCAGGAGATATGCTAATTATTAA
- a CDS encoding hypothetical membrane protein (containing partial Spr (COG0791), Cell wall-associated hydrolases (invasion-associated proteins)) → MKSMLKGSVLLVALAALFYLPHRMAAGPGFPGSPAPGGSSLSDGAGLTDRGAINVPLAVLWSEPGRKREHDELILRENGDPAAWAGGMDGSMRLWLVGKVETMAVYGEPVVILERSGDWLKVAVQTQKTSLNEKGYPGWVPAAQVAAESAVFLEELEKLPCVVVTGKSAPLYADAGLTKPLAMLCYQTRLPLLGESGRAVTVRLPGGGTGYLAPGDVKRADALAFTRDGIVNEARKFLGLPYLWGGTSSYGFDCSGFVMRLYQSQGISIPRDADEQATEGFAVEKDGLLPGDLVFYAAKGGSGQIHHVGMYIGNGLMIHSPNSSSAVRIEAIDGGDYGGEFWGARRYAP, encoded by the coding sequence ATGAAAAGCATGTTAAAAGGCTCCGTTCTGCTTGTCGCCCTGGCGGCGCTCTTTTACCTGCCCCACCGGATGGCGGCGGGGCCCGGCTTTCCCGGCAGCCCGGCCCCGGGCGGCTCATCGCTCTCTGATGGGGCCGGCTTGACTGACCGCGGCGCGATAAACGTGCCGCTCGCGGTGCTCTGGAGCGAGCCGGGCCGGAAGAGGGAGCACGATGAGCTTATTTTGAGGGAGAACGGCGATCCTGCCGCCTGGGCCGGCGGGATGGACGGATCCATGCGCTTGTGGCTGGTGGGAAAGGTGGAAACCATGGCCGTTTACGGCGAGCCGGTGGTAATCCTGGAGCGCAGCGGCGACTGGCTGAAAGTTGCCGTGCAAACACAGAAGACGTCGCTTAATGAAAAAGGCTATCCCGGCTGGGTGCCTGCCGCCCAGGTAGCTGCAGAAAGCGCCGTTTTCCTGGAAGAGCTGGAAAAACTGCCATGCGTGGTGGTTACCGGAAAATCTGCCCCGCTGTACGCCGATGCAGGACTTACCAAGCCTTTGGCAATGCTCTGCTACCAGACCAGGCTGCCCCTGCTGGGCGAAAGCGGGCGGGCCGTGACGGTGCGCCTGCCCGGCGGCGGGACGGGCTACCTGGCACCGGGCGACGTGAAGAGGGCGGACGCTCTTGCCTTTACCAGGGACGGCATAGTTAACGAGGCCCGCAAATTTCTTGGCCTCCCTTACCTCTGGGGGGGTACGTCTTCGTATGGGTTCGACTGTTCCGGCTTTGTTATGCGCCTTTACCAGTCCCAGGGCATTTCCATCCCGCGCGATGCCGATGAGCAGGCCACGGAGGGCTTTGCGGTCGAGAAGGACGGTCTGTTGCCGGGCGATCTCGTTTTCTATGCGGCCAAGGGAGGGAGCGGCCAGATACATCATGTCGGCATGTATATCGGCAACGGCCTGATGATCCACTCCCCCAACAGCAGTTCCGCGGTGCGGATTGAAGCCATTGACGGCGGGGACTACGGCGGGGAGTTCTGGGGGGCGAGGCGCTATGCCCCTTGA
- a CDS encoding hypothetical protein (containing COG1655, Uncharacterized protein conserved in bacteria and partial Crp (COG0664), cAMP-binding proteins - catabolite gene activator and regulatory subunit of cAMP-dependent protein kinases), whose protein sequence is MLNAADLVNLLEKVYIFKDIGYPLHGLAGKMQLSRFDKGSVIYKEGDEGSCLYLVSAGKVLVYTVLAGGREMPIETIEQPGFFGEMSLLDGGRRPAWARALEDTVCFCLYRQDFLDFLKENLQVSLKIIENLSRKLRQADYRLRVLTVLGSRHPERKVHLPDALSGVSPDAPDSGQEDGFFEGMLEKHLEDAAQDAPAGPGKDEVEVKDMLFYKKYACPICESKFDSPKVRSKYLRVQKIDNDYCKHYETVNPLFYEIMVCPACGFAFDESILNTRLSPGQKEKVKGLLATVWRSRPLKEYGGERSLEQAVETFLLALLCIESIPVKMSKKGMLYLKAAWLFRFKGDEEKELKYIKKAAACLEQAYEKEDFVDPKSELNIVYLIAILNMRAGNNQEATRWMERILRHPAKSAATAVINQAREAWAELRQRVRQEQEMKV, encoded by the coding sequence TTGTTGAACGCGGCGGACCTGGTAAATTTGCTTGAGAAAGTGTATATTTTTAAGGACATCGGGTACCCCCTGCACGGCCTTGCCGGAAAGATGCAGCTGAGCCGCTTTGATAAGGGCTCGGTAATCTATAAAGAAGGGGACGAAGGCTCCTGCCTGTACCTTGTCTCTGCGGGGAAAGTGCTTGTCTATACCGTATTGGCCGGCGGCCGGGAAATGCCCATTGAAACGATTGAGCAGCCGGGTTTTTTCGGGGAAATGAGCCTGCTGGACGGCGGGAGGCGGCCGGCCTGGGCAAGGGCGCTGGAGGATACGGTTTGCTTTTGCCTTTACCGGCAGGATTTTCTGGACTTTTTAAAGGAAAACCTCCAGGTTTCTTTAAAGATAATAGAAAACCTGAGCAGGAAGCTAAGGCAGGCCGACTACCGCCTTAGGGTCCTGACTGTGCTTGGCAGCAGGCACCCGGAGCGGAAAGTGCACCTGCCGGACGCCCTTTCCGGAGTAAGCCCGGATGCGCCTGATTCAGGGCAGGAAGACGGCTTTTTTGAAGGGATGCTGGAAAAACACCTGGAAGATGCCGCACAGGACGCCCCGGCCGGGCCGGGCAAAGACGAAGTGGAAGTTAAGGACATGCTTTTTTATAAAAAGTATGCATGCCCCATCTGTGAATCAAAATTTGACTCGCCTAAGGTAAGGTCCAAATACCTGCGCGTGCAAAAGATAGACAACGACTATTGCAAGCACTACGAAACGGTCAACCCGCTGTTTTACGAAATAATGGTCTGCCCCGCCTGCGGCTTTGCCTTCGACGAAAGCATTTTAAACACCCGGCTCAGCCCCGGGCAGAAAGAGAAAGTGAAGGGCCTGCTTGCCACGGTCTGGCGGAGCCGGCCGTTAAAAGAATACGGCGGCGAACGTTCCCTGGAGCAGGCCGTGGAAACGTTTTTGCTGGCCCTGCTCTGTATCGAAAGCATTCCGGTGAAGATGTCAAAGAAAGGCATGCTGTACCTGAAGGCGGCGTGGCTGTTCCGCTTTAAGGGCGATGAGGAGAAAGAGCTAAAGTACATAAAAAAAGCCGCTGCCTGTCTGGAACAGGCCTATGAGAAGGAAGACTTTGTCGATCCGAAGTCGGAGCTGAACATCGTTTACCTGATTGCGATCCTGAATATGAGGGCGGGGAACAACCAGGAAGCGACCAGGTGGATGGAGCGGATTTTAAGGCACCCGGCAAAATCTGCGGCAACGGCGGTAATAAACCAGGCCAGGGAAGCCTGGGCCGAACTGCGCCAGAGGGTCAGGCAGGAACAGGAGATGAAGGTTTAA
- a CDS encoding ADP-ribose pyrophosphatase, with product MKQRFFYCPKCGGRLEYRRRGERERLTCTACGYVFYENPVVGVAVIVFDGSGRILLGRRSGSYRGLWCIPCGYVEYDEDVFDAAVREFKEETGLEVIIKKVFTVQSNFHNPETHTVGIWFLADVTGGELKAQGDLDEVGYFDLSAPPPLAFPTDALVIEMLKSRKPRSS from the coding sequence ATGAAGCAGAGGTTTTTTTACTGCCCGAAGTGCGGCGGCCGCCTGGAGTACCGCCGCCGCGGCGAAAGAGAAAGGCTTACCTGCACTGCCTGCGGTTACGTCTTTTACGAAAACCCGGTGGTGGGGGTGGCCGTTATTGTTTTCGACGGCAGCGGCCGCATCCTGCTGGGCCGCAGAAGCGGCAGCTACCGGGGGCTGTGGTGCATTCCGTGCGGCTATGTGGAGTACGATGAAGACGTTTTTGACGCCGCCGTCAGAGAATTCAAAGAGGAGACCGGGCTCGAGGTGATTATAAAAAAGGTTTTCACGGTGCAGTCCAACTTTCACAACCCCGAGACGCATACGGTGGGCATCTGGTTTCTGGCGGACGTGACGGGTGGCGAACTCAAAGCCCAGGGGGACCTGGACGAGGTCGGCTATTTCGATCTTTCCGCCCCGCCTCCGCTGGCTTTCCCGACCGACGCCCTGGTCATTGAAATGCTGAAGAGCAGAAAACCCCGGAGCAGTTAG
- the MesJ gene encoding predicted ATPase (PP-loop superfamily implicated in cell cycle control), with translation MVKDYRKWFLGRIKKAITDYGMIGAGDRVAVGMSGGKDSTSLLHALHLISRSAPVRFELEAVFVDLGWPADISLLEEFCRLRNVSLHVVKTGIAEIVFEARKGENPCALCAHLRRGAFHGKALELGCNKVALGHHLDDAIETFFMSLFYTGQLRTFSPCTFLDRTGLTMIRPLVYLPAEDIRTWVEMEGLPAITNPCPASGKTKRQEARELVAWLAGRYPDLKMRFLTALQTFDRRNLWPEIKGCRIGHN, from the coding sequence TTGGTTAAAGACTACCGGAAGTGGTTTTTGGGGCGGATCAAGAAGGCCATTACCGATTACGGCATGATTGGGGCCGGGGACAGGGTGGCGGTGGGCATGTCCGGCGGGAAGGACAGCACTTCTTTACTCCACGCCCTGCACCTGATCAGCCGCTCGGCGCCGGTACGGTTTGAGCTGGAGGCGGTGTTTGTCGACCTGGGGTGGCCGGCCGATATATCCCTGCTGGAGGAATTCTGCCGGTTGAGGAACGTTTCCCTGCATGTGGTTAAAACCGGCATTGCGGAAATAGTCTTTGAGGCCAGGAAAGGTGAGAACCCCTGCGCGCTATGTGCCCACCTGCGCCGGGGCGCCTTCCACGGCAAGGCCCTGGAACTGGGCTGCAACAAGGTAGCCCTGGGGCATCACCTGGACGATGCCATTGAAACTTTTTTTATGAGCCTTTTTTATACCGGGCAACTGCGCACTTTTTCGCCCTGCACTTTTCTCGACCGCACCGGGTTGACCATGATCAGGCCCCTGGTTTATCTGCCGGCTGAGGACATCCGTACCTGGGTGGAGATGGAAGGGCTGCCGGCCATAACCAATCCCTGTCCGGCCAGCGGCAAAACCAAGCGGCAGGAGGCCAGGGAACTGGTGGCCTGGCTGGCAGGCCGTTATCCGGATTTAAAGATGCGCTTTCTCACCGCCCTGCAGACCTTTGACCGGCGCAATTTGTGGCCGGAAATAAAGGGTTGCCGGATCGGTCATAATTAA
- the Pcm gene encoding protein-L-isoaspartate carboxylmethyltransferase — protein MLLKRAAGKEKDDDNRAGERRRMVYEQLISRGIENDDVIQSMLEVPRHRFVPKHLQEYAYQDGPLAIGEGQTISQPYIVALMIEALEPAPSDRVLEVGTGSGYAAAVLSRIVSVVYTIERFDSLARGARSLFQSLKYDNIYVRTGDGTKGWPEAAPFDGIIVSAGAPAVPQTLCGQLKPGGRLVAPVGDKRWQELLVVRRALDGGYNVKKLGTVFFVPLVGEEGWHDET, from the coding sequence ATGCTGCTGAAGCGAGCCGCAGGTAAAGAAAAAGATGATGACAACCGGGCCGGCGAGCGCCGCCGGATGGTTTACGAACAGCTTATTTCACGCGGCATAGAAAACGATGACGTGATTCAGAGCATGCTCGAAGTGCCCCGCCACCGCTTTGTCCCGAAGCACCTGCAGGAGTACGCCTACCAGGACGGGCCGCTCGCCATCGGGGAGGGGCAGACGATAAGCCAGCCCTATATCGTGGCGCTGATGATCGAGGCCCTGGAACCGGCCCCGTCGGACCGCGTCCTGGAGGTGGGGACCGGCTCGGGCTACGCGGCAGCCGTCCTTTCCCGCATAGTTTCCGTGGTTTACACAATCGAGCGCTTCGACAGCCTGGCCAGGGGGGCCCGCTCCCTTTTCCAGAGTTTGAAGTACGACAACATATACGTCCGCACCGGCGACGGGACAAAGGGATGGCCCGAGGCCGCGCCTTTCGACGGCATTATCGTTTCGGCCGGGGCCCCTGCAGTGCCGCAAACCCTGTGCGGCCAGCTCAAGCCGGGCGGCCGGCTGGTGGCGCCGGTGGGGGACAAGCGCTGGCAGGAACTGCTGGTGGTGCGGCGCGCCCTTGACGGCGGCTATAACGTGAAAAAACTGGGGACCGTCTTTTTCGTCCCGCTGGTTGGCGAGGAAGGCTGGCACGACGAAACGTAA
- the SIR2 gene encoding NAD-dependent protein deacetylases (SIR2 family): MNYGEKIACLADLLKTSTRTFALTGAGISTESGIPDFRSPGTGLWTRLDPVKVATVSALRRDPAAFYRANLDLLSKCAGAEPNAAHYALASLERKGLLAGVITQNIDGLHRRAGSQKVWEVHGHLRTCHCMECRRSYPFGYLLEQFNAGTNPPRCGSCNGVLRPDVVLFEDPMGDDFYSAYRALSGCQLLMAIGSSLQVYPVASLPELAGQLVIINREPTPWDGRAVLVINEKIGKVLTDTLKALAIDA, translated from the coding sequence GTGAATTACGGTGAAAAGATTGCATGCCTGGCAGATTTATTAAAAACTTCCACCCGCACTTTTGCCCTGACCGGTGCGGGTATCAGCACCGAAAGCGGCATCCCGGACTTCCGCAGCCCCGGCACCGGCCTCTGGACCAGGCTCGACCCGGTAAAGGTGGCAACGGTTTCTGCCCTGCGGCGCGATCCGGCCGCCTTTTACAGGGCAAACCTGGACCTGCTGAGCAAGTGCGCCGGCGCCGAACCGAATGCCGCCCACTATGCCCTGGCCAGCCTGGAGCGGAAAGGGCTGCTGGCCGGAGTGATTACCCAGAATATCGACGGCCTGCACCGCAGGGCCGGTTCGCAAAAAGTATGGGAAGTGCACGGCCATCTGCGCACCTGCCACTGCATGGAGTGCCGCCGCAGCTACCCCTTCGGGTATCTTCTGGAGCAGTTCAATGCCGGGACAAACCCGCCCCGCTGCGGCAGTTGCAACGGCGTGCTGCGGCCCGACGTGGTTCTTTTTGAAGATCCGATGGGGGATGACTTTTACAGCGCCTATCGGGCCCTCTCGGGGTGCCAGTTGCTCATGGCCATCGGCAGCAGCCTCCAGGTTTACCCTGTAGCTTCCCTGCCGGAACTGGCCGGACAGCTCGTAATTATAAACAGGGAGCCCACCCCCTGGGACGGCCGGGCCGTTCTTGTTATAAACGAAAAAATAGGAAAGGTTCTGACCGACACCCTCAAAGCCCTGGCAATTGATGCATGA
- a CDS encoding DNA modification methylase: MEPTLFDPLCYAEESQKENTIVIGPPSLLSKIDKETSYIITGDALTALKQLPEETVQTCVTSPPYWGLRDYGIPDQIGTEMDVCEYLDKLVKVFREVKRVLKPDGTFWLNMGDGYTSGGRTYRAPDKKTDNDHVVRGLPFRPPTPAGLKPKDLLGLPWRLAFLLQEDGWYLRADIIWFKPNILPESVKDRPTIAHEYIFLLTKNERYYYDYQAILEPAVSGKGYRNKRSVWAVNTEPYPEAHFATFPPSLVLPCILAGSKPDDLVLDPFLGSGTTGLVALQKKRNFIGIELNPEYCALAEKRLTPYAMILKNETETEA; the protein is encoded by the coding sequence ATGGAACCAACTTTATTCGATCCTTTATGTTACGCTGAGGAAAGCCAAAAAGAAAATACAATTGTTATAGGCCCCCCATCCTTGCTTTCTAAAATTGATAAAGAAACATCGTACATAATAACAGGGGACGCTTTGACTGCGTTAAAACAATTACCCGAAGAGACCGTCCAGACCTGCGTTACCTCACCCCCTTATTGGGGGCTTCGCGATTACGGCATCCCGGACCAGATCGGTACGGAGATGGATGTTTGCGAATACCTGGACAAACTTGTTAAAGTATTCCGGGAGGTAAAAAGAGTTTTAAAACCCGACGGAACTTTCTGGTTGAATATGGGTGACGGGTACACCAGCGGGGGGAGGACTTACCGGGCACCCGACAAAAAAACTGACAACGACCACGTGGTGCGCGGACTGCCTTTCCGGCCTCCTACTCCGGCCGGTTTAAAACCAAAGGATCTCCTGGGCCTGCCGTGGCGGCTGGCTTTCTTGTTGCAAGAAGACGGCTGGTATTTAAGGGCAGATATTATATGGTTTAAACCTAACATACTTCCTGAAAGCGTTAAAGACAGGCCGACTATTGCCCACGAATATATTTTTTTACTCACTAAGAACGAACGTTATTATTATGATTACCAGGCAATTCTTGAGCCAGCGGTTTCCGGTAAAGGCTACCGAAACAAGCGGTCAGTCTGGGCCGTGAATACCGAGCCTTATCCGGAAGCCCATTTCGCGACCTTCCCTCCATCCCTTGTTCTGCCCTGCATCCTGGCCGGGTCAAAACCAGACGATCTCGTGCTCGACCCCTTTTTGGGTTCGGGCACTACAGGGCTAGTGGCCTTACAAAAAAAGAGGAATTTTATCGGTATCGAGCTAAATCCTGAATATTGTGCACTGGCCGAAAAAAGGCTTACTCCCTATGCCATGATCCTGAAAAACGAAACCGAAACGGAGGCTTGA
- a CDS encoding HD-GYP domain → MRRVAATALMPGMKVGHPVYNSRGEVLINRGVTLTRSYIKKLLKLGIPALYIIDESLPEFYIEDVIDERTRVEAVKLARKILTGASPSKSTLNRVLLDEAKSTISSIIDQLLENSSLMVNLIDIRSLDDYLFGHSVNVCVLSLITGISLGYNREKLMSLGMGALMHDMGKTLIPPRILNKPGPLDEDEFNLIKRHPEYGYAILANGDPQIRKISALIAIQHHERYNGEGYPKGLNSAGIHEFSQIVGMADIFDAMTADRVYRKAHQPNEVWEMLAASGDYLFDYKLVVAFLSNIAAYPAGTLVRLSSNETAVVVETAKGFPLHPKIKIIYDAAGNRLAGPVDADLSKQKELSIIKVLEHEEIENMKLNRERPPFQGA, encoded by the coding sequence ATGAGGAGAGTAGCCGCAACCGCCCTCATGCCGGGAATGAAGGTGGGGCATCCCGTTTACAACAGCAGGGGCGAAGTACTGATCAACCGGGGCGTTACGCTGACCAGGAGCTATATCAAAAAGTTATTAAAGCTGGGCATTCCCGCCCTTTATATTATAGACGAAAGCCTGCCTGAATTTTACATAGAAGACGTAATTGACGAGCGAACCAGGGTTGAGGCTGTTAAGCTGGCCAGAAAGATTTTGACAGGGGCGTCCCCGTCCAAATCCACCTTGAACAGGGTGCTCCTGGACGAGGCCAAAAGCACCATCAGCAGCATAATCGACCAGTTGCTGGAAAACAGCTCTTTAATGGTCAACCTGATCGATATCCGCAGCCTTGACGACTACCTTTTCGGCCACTCGGTCAACGTCTGCGTCCTTTCGCTGATAACCGGCATATCCCTGGGCTACAACAGGGAAAAGCTGATGAGCCTGGGCATGGGCGCGCTGATGCACGACATGGGCAAGACGCTGATTCCACCCAGGATCCTCAACAAGCCGGGGCCGCTGGATGAAGACGAATTCAACCTCATCAAAAGACACCCAGAATACGGTTACGCCATTCTGGCCAACGGCGATCCGCAGATCAGAAAGATTTCGGCCCTGATTGCCATTCAGCACCACGAACGGTACAACGGTGAAGGCTACCCAAAAGGGCTTAACTCCGCCGGCATCCACGAGTTTTCACAGATAGTGGGGATGGCAGACATTTTCGACGCCATGACCGCCGACCGGGTTTACCGCAAGGCCCACCAGCCCAACGAAGTCTGGGAAATGCTGGCGGCCTCGGGCGATTATTTATTCGACTACAAGCTGGTGGTGGCCTTCCTCAGCAACATTGCGGCCTACCCTGCCGGCACGCTGGTCCGGCTCAGCTCAAACGAAACGGCCGTGGTGGTAGAAACGGCTAAAGGGTTCCCCCTTCACCCGAAAATCAAAATAATTTACGATGCCGCCGGGAACAGGCTTGCCGGGCCGGTCGACGCCGACCTGTCAAAACAGAAGGAGCTGTCTATTATAAAAGTGCTGGAACACGAAGAAATAGAGAATATGAAACTGAACCGGGAGAGGCCGCCTTTTCAAGGGGCATAG
- a CDS encoding hypothetical membrane protein — MSSLNGIVAASPFAFYLFFQKACFIIFRAIFRPFIYSLSCPALLKSFFMHQLPGL, encoded by the coding sequence ATGTCGTCCCTTAACGGTATCGTGGCAGCCTCCCCCTTTGCTTTTTATTTATTTTTCCAGAAAGCCTGCTTTATAATATTCAGGGCAATATTCCGGCCGTTCATTTATTCCCTTTCCTGCCCGGCCCTGCTAAAAAGTTTTTTCATGCATCAATTGCCAGGGCTTTGA
- a CDS encoding hypothetical protein (containing ASC domain) → MIKFLCDCGNEEPDGFYISVSQGDLCDILTVVCKNCGDVKEEFVACNRDAIILS, encoded by the coding sequence ATGATCAAGTTTCTGTGCGACTGCGGCAATGAAGAACCGGACGGGTTTTACATCAGCGTTTCCCAGGGCGACCTCTGCGATATTCTTACCGTTGTCTGCAAAAACTGCGGGGATGTTAAAGAAGAGTTTGTGGCGTGCAACAGGGACGCCATTATCTTAAGTTAA
- the ThrC gene encoding threonine synthase, translating into MLYESTRGRHGLVSPAEAIKLGISPDGGLFVPAGNVTVSGKQLEIMAGLSYREKAVLILKEFLSGFPEEEIKACVDLAYAPGKFDAPGIAPVCKLDASLYVLELWHGPTCAFKDMALQILPHLLTRAAAMTGEEQTIVILVATSGDTGKAALEGFKNVPGTKIIVFYPEQGVSEVQKLQMVTQEGENVAVVAVRGNFDDAQAGVKSIFGDREFNRELIKGGYRLSSANSINWGRLVPQIVYYFSAYLDLMAKGEIGPGEKVNFAVPTGNFGNILAAYYASEMGLPVNRLICASNANNVLTDFIRTGVYNRNRPFQKTISPSMDILISSNLERLLYHLCGRDSARVRGWMEELNKNGSYRIDERTRNLIAGIFWAGFAGDDETVETIRSVYRRYGYVVDTHTAVGLNVYEKYRATTGDGTKTILASTASPFKFNESVARAILGEEAVRGKGELELLEVLSAASGVAVPPGLKNLAAKPVLHTKSTPKERMKETVRDILKP; encoded by the coding sequence ATGCTCTACGAAAGCACCAGGGGCCGGCACGGCCTGGTTTCCCCGGCGGAAGCAATCAAGCTGGGCATTTCGCCGGACGGCGGGCTGTTTGTCCCCGCCGGGAATGTCACGGTATCCGGAAAGCAACTGGAGATAATGGCCGGCCTGAGCTACCGGGAGAAGGCCGTGCTCATCCTGAAAGAGTTTTTGAGCGGTTTCCCGGAAGAAGAAATAAAGGCCTGCGTGGATCTGGCATATGCTCCCGGAAAGTTCGATGCACCCGGGATAGCCCCGGTGTGCAAGCTGGACGCTTCCCTCTATGTCCTTGAATTGTGGCACGGCCCCACCTGTGCCTTTAAGGACATGGCCCTGCAGATCCTGCCCCACCTGCTGACCAGGGCCGCGGCCATGACCGGCGAAGAGCAGACCATTGTAATCCTGGTGGCCACTTCGGGCGACACCGGCAAGGCCGCCCTGGAAGGCTTTAAAAATGTGCCGGGAACAAAAATTATCGTGTTTTACCCGGAACAGGGGGTCAGCGAGGTACAGAAACTCCAGATGGTCACCCAGGAGGGGGAGAACGTCGCCGTGGTGGCCGTGCGGGGCAATTTCGACGACGCCCAGGCGGGGGTAAAAAGCATCTTCGGGGACAGGGAATTCAACCGGGAGCTTATAAAAGGCGGCTACCGGCTTTCGTCAGCCAATTCCATCAACTGGGGCAGGCTGGTTCCACAAATCGTCTATTATTTCTCCGCCTACCTGGACCTGATGGCCAAAGGCGAGATCGGGCCCGGCGAGAAAGTTAACTTTGCGGTGCCCACCGGCAACTTCGGCAACATCCTGGCCGCTTATTACGCCAGTGAGATGGGCCTGCCGGTCAACAGGCTGATCTGCGCCTCCAACGCCAACAACGTCCTTACCGACTTCATCCGTACCGGCGTGTATAACCGGAACAGGCCGTTCCAAAAAACCATTTCGCCTTCCATGGACATTCTCATTTCCAGCAACCTGGAAAGGCTTCTGTACCACCTTTGCGGGCGCGACAGCGCCAGAGTGCGGGGGTGGATGGAGGAATTAAATAAAAACGGTTCCTACCGCATCGACGAGCGAACCCGCAACCTCATTGCCGGCATTTTCTGGGCCGGCTTTGCCGGCGACGACGAGACGGTGGAAACCATCAGGTCTGTTTACCGGCGCTACGGCTACGTTGTTGACACCCACACGGCGGTGGGCCTGAACGTATACGAAAAATACCGCGCCACAACAGGCGACGGCACCAAAACCATCCTGGCCTCCACGGCCAGCCCATTCAAGTTCAACGAAAGTGTGGCCCGGGCCATCCTGGGCGAAGAGGCCGTGAGGGGCAAGGGCGAACTCGAGCTTCTGGAGGTCCTTTCGGCAGCCAGCGGCGTGGCGGTGCCGCCGGGGCTTAAAAACCTGGCCGCAAAGCCGGTGCTGCACACAAAGAGCACACCAAAGGAACGGATGAAAGAAACGGTGAGGGATATCCTGAAACCATAA
- the CynT gene encoding carbonic anhydrase: MKKENPACQRPGAVTGEEARRLLMEGNGRFVEGRLAPKDLGGARREELASKGQKPFAVIVTCSDSRVPPEILFDQALGDLFVIRVAGNVVDQVALGSVEYAVEHLNTPLVVVMGHEKCGAVQAAVDGGEVPGSIGAIVSKIRPSVQKAAAAGAAGGELYEKTADENIKSAIEELKKSPVIRHFMEEGRLMLIGAKYHLSSGRVVFYH, encoded by the coding sequence TTGAAAAAGGAAAATCCGGCCTGCCAGAGGCCGGGAGCGGTGACGGGCGAAGAGGCCAGGCGGCTGTTGATGGAAGGGAACGGCAGGTTTGTGGAGGGCCGCCTTGCTCCAAAAGATTTGGGCGGCGCCAGGAGGGAAGAGCTGGCGAGTAAGGGGCAAAAACCTTTTGCCGTGATAGTGACCTGTTCCGACTCGCGCGTGCCGCCGGAGATCCTGTTCGACCAGGCCCTGGGCGACCTTTTCGTCATCCGGGTGGCCGGAAATGTGGTTGACCAGGTCGCATTGGGGAGCGTCGAGTATGCCGTTGAGCATCTCAACACGCCCCTGGTTGTCGTGATGGGCCATGAGAAGTGCGGGGCGGTGCAGGCGGCCGTGGACGGCGGAGAGGTTCCGGGAAGCATCGGGGCCATAGTTTCTAAAATCAGGCCGTCAGTGCAAAAAGCGGCTGCGGCCGGGGCTGCCGGCGGCGAGCTTTACGAAAAAACCGCCGACGAGAACATTAAGTCGGCAATTGAAGAGCTGAAAAAGAGTCCCGTAATCAGGCATTTTATGGAAGAAGGCAGGCTCATGCTGATCGGGGCCAAGTATCATCTCAGCTCCGGCAGGGTAGTGTTTTATCATTAA